CTATGCTGCAAGAttgaaggtgtgtgtgcagcatccATTATTTAGACTTTGTAGcatttttgcagcaacatttgaaACATTATCTGCTGTCATGGCTCCATATGAGTCTagacagacatggatataaattgtaactgcaacttgactggtttgtgaGAGGCCAGTTTTTAATCTGGCTTCACTAAGCTTTTGAGAAAACAAATTAGCTGCACGTCAGGAACAGATTCAACGTGACACAATAGACCTTTCACTAGTGTAACTAATACTAATCATAACAGCTGCATCCTGTTTAGGTGTCCCACTGTTCTATTGTTGTGTATGCTGGTTCACTGGGACACGTTACTGTAACAGAGCCGCCGTCAGTGTTATAgtgacatctgtgtgtgtgtctgtctgtgtttaaatCTCATTAAACACTGACTTTTTGTGACGTCTGGTGTCAGCTGGTCAAAACTTGTACTTCATTTTTGCATGTTATATCTGTCTGTGACCGCACAGAGATTTATGGATTTCAGCCAAAGTCTTTGATATAGTTCCATCAGACCCAGCGTGTGTCAAagtatacacacatacacacaccaggcatgcatgcatgtgtacaAATGTGAGTCCAGCTCATTGTTTCCTGAGAGGAGTTTTCTGATACTTCCTCATACATAATACATCCCcaatgaaagtaaaagaaaaaaaaccctttaggctttctttttttttttttttttttttaaatcatcacaaCATGTTAACAATGTTtctcaataaataaacagataagaAAAGTGGAAACAAGCACTAACGttacattttgtacttttattttatgctcATACTCAGGGTTGCTTACAGCCAAAATCCAGAAACATGCCTTTTACACAATGTGTCATTAAATAGTcttctggggtttttttggtttgttttttttgtatttaaggcAGGATGCAGCTCACAGTTGAGAACTGAAAAGTTGCTTTTTTGGATCCCTGGAATAAAATGTTGGAATGGATTTTAAACCACTCAATTATGGGGCATACTATTATTAAGCATATTAGGCATTGCACACCCACTAGGGTGTTAGTACTGGTTGGTCCGACCTCTGCTCGGATTGGACTTTGACAGTTTGTGTTTCATCAGTTGAAACTCTACACAAAAGTATCAGGTGCAACTTTTCCCAcgataataacaacaaaactaacAGTAGAGTGAGAGAGTGGGTCAAGTCTGGTCTGGTCTGTACACACGCTAAGTCCTGAGAAGAGGTCAGGTAAGGTGATCGAAAACGCCTGATTGGATTTATCATGGGTATGTTAACCTAAGAGTCTTTcttattacagttttattaaGATGTTAAAGAAATTGCAATCCTTAACTAAccttaaagtgtttttgttgtctaaCCGTAAGGCTGGAGTGTGGATGTGAGTCTGAAGTTTTGGCACCACGGCACGTTGCACATCTGCCATCTATCTGAAGCCTACATGATACATGCATGTAGTTTTTCATTACCTAAAAGGAACgtctctgaacataatccaggcagcGATAACTTCACCACAAAAACGTTATTAAGAAAGCAGTTTAGTATCATACAAACATCATTTCTAGGCGACGGGGTTGGGAGTAGTGATTGCAGCCTATGAGAGTGCTGCTGACCTTTAACTCAGGACTTTATcgcttgtttttaatttgacaagcaTTTACATATGATGCACTGTtgtgtgtagtttttttattctgtttttgtaagtgatgtgctttttgttgtagttttatgTTATATTGTCTGTCTTCTTTGTGTCTTCTTCTTTGTATCACTGTATTGTGctattgtgtgtattatttgtcttgtgtgtatctattccttttctcttcttcttgtaCACCTTTGTATTATCATGTCattgtgctgtgtatttgttctgACCTGCTGAGGGGCCCCTTGTTACACTTTTGGCTCCTGGGCCTGTGCCCTGCAGGCTGTTCAGTAATCTATCCACGAGtattaatgaaatttaattgaaaagATAGTTAGTACTAGTCCATTGTCTATCAAAGCACCTTTTGCCTTGAGTGAAGtgtttgatcacatttttataaaaggtACTTGTGTGCACATCCATACAATAATTTGTGGGACAATGCTGGATACAAACACCAGTGCAAGCAGAGAGGTATCTACACAATGGAGTCATTTATagtttgtaaaattttgactttgACCTATCTttttaggggggaaaaaaacgcaGATGAAGAAAGAGCAAGAGCATCCttgcttttttatatatttgccAGCGTATGACCAATTTGGCCAGAAGGATTTGGGGTGTCAGTTAAGACAGGGAAAGGTTTGGGCATCGAATTGCAAAGAGTAAAATATGAATGCTTTACATCTAGTATTATTGCTCCTTATTGCTATTctgttgaattttgttttgaaaaatcacaacaaaaagaaaCCGAAGAACAGGAGGATGGACACCAAAATCTGGGGTCCGTTACTTAAATTTTTGGTTACTACCTGGCAACCCAATTTTTATTATGCATGCTTATTAATCATCTAAAAAAGCATCAGTGAGTGAATAAATACTGACGGGTGTCAGGTAGCCTATAGCGCTGTCTGAAAAgttttttcattcctttttctttcctgtctttCCCCTCAGAGGCTCCTTGCTGCAGTACAGAAAAACGCCACTAGAGGGGACCCTCGCAGCGTGGTCAAAGCCATCGATCAGTTCTGCAAAAGCAAGGAGTGGGCCATGAATGTGGGGGATGAGAAAGGTGCTGATTCCTCATGATGTGACTTTATgtgtaaaaacatgactttactTGACCCAGTTATATGtttgaatatcttttttttttgttgccacagGCAGCATTCTTGACTCAGTGGTGTCTGAGGTAAACCCCGCCAGCGTCTTGGAGCTGGGAACCTACTGTGGCTACTCCACGGTGCGAATCGCCAGCCTGCTTCCCCCTCAGGGCAAGCTCATCACTCTTGAGTTCAACCCAGACTATGCCGCAATTGCACGTCAAGTCATTGCATGGGCAGGATTAGAGGACAAGGTAAATCCTAAATGTCTCCAGACAAACTGAAAATCAACCATGCACATAATGTGTGAGGGCttggtattgtttaaaaaaatacaataccaGCATGAATACCAGTACTCCTAAATGGCTACTGATACAAACTGAGTACTTCTTTGATACCCATAATGTGAATGGAGTGGTGATACTGTATCTTGGCACACTGACCTGCAAACTCCTTAAAATACACCACGCTCGACTTAACCACAGTACAGTATGCGTgggctgtggctgctgctggaggagtgTGAGCTCCTTGCTGAGAACAGTTGGTGACAGTTTGCCCAGCCGTGCAGTGACAGAACTAACTTTTAGCATTACATGGCTATTGTTTAACAACAGTCTGTTTAACAACAGAGTTGAGCCATTTTGGTGCCGCTGTaagtttgttttgaatgtttACTGGCACATTGTTGAattttagctgctgctgctgctgctgctgtgtaagCTCGTGCTAACTGACGTCGAACTGATCATTGGGAAAAAAGCGTCTCAAGAGTCGACACCCAGCAGGTACCAGATGTCAAAATGTGATCAGAAGGACGTTGGACTTTTATGTCAGCcagatgttaaattttgactgGGATGAAAATCAagttaatatttcaaatgtctAACAATGTTGgaatttcatgttgtgtggaCATTAACACTGTGACGTTTTGcactcttttttccccccatatcAACATCAGGGGCAACCTCAGGCTCACCTCATGTGTGTCAGCGACTCATCTCTGCAGCGACCCACGCTTAGTTCCAACCAGTGGCACTTTGTTGCATGACCCCTCCcccccgctctctctctctatatatataaggtcaaggtccctgtcaAAACGCCCtccaaataaactaaaaaatcGACATCAGCAGTTATAACATCAACAGATAAGAACCCCAGCGGAAAAAGCATCAAATGCAGGAATCATCTGACTGAAGATGCTTTGATACTGTTTGTTGCAGGGATATTTTATTATACCTTAAAGGAATGAAGTACTAATACTCAGCCCTACACCTTGTTACAACCCAGCTCGTAGGATGGACTAAAGAGGGAGAAACATGGGATGAGATGAaccaataaaatgatttattaacaaGAAGTAATCCAGCTCTCAGTCTAGTGTCAAGTCAGCTGTCCTGCTGCGATGATACAACAATCAGCAGTAGCAAAGGAACCTCGCAGAGGGACTGTCACAACCTGAACAGAGCAGTTCAGATGACAATGTGTTTCTTCTTTCCAGGTCCAGTTGGTCGAAGGAGCGTCTGGTGACTGGATCCCCAAAATGAAGGAGCAGTTTGGagtgaaaacatttgatttggTTTTCCTCGATCACTGGAAGGATCGCTACCTTCCCGACACAAAGCTGATGGAGGCAAGTTTGTTGCACTTATTTTCATGCTGATAAAATTCTTTCCTGCCATGATGCATGAAGCTCTTTGTGGTTTTCCTCAGGAGTGCGGCCTCCTCAGAAAAGGCAGCGTCCTGTTGGCAGACAACGTCATCTGCCCTGGAACTCCTGACTATCTGGAGTTTGTGCGGAGCAGCCCGCGATACCAGAGCCAGTACTTTAAATCTCACCTGGAGTACACCAAAGCGGAGGATGGTTTGGAGAAGTCCGTCTACTTGGGgtagtttttaacaaaaaagtgtCATGTTTTACAAAGGCACCTGAGACCTTTGTTGTTTTAggttaaatgactgaaaatcagtttttctaaTGTGTCATAGAGTCAATGAAACTTGAAATTAAAAGTCACACGTGAGGGAATTTAtgctgtgtgcttttttttttgtaacccCACATGATGGAGGTCTCAATACGTgattcactgtgtgtgtattggtaCAGTAGGCGGCAGTAGTGATACTACGTTGAGCATCTAATTGACAGATGATGAGCTGCAAACTGATCCGGGG
This DNA window, taken from Plectropomus leopardus isolate mb chromosome 2, YSFRI_Pleo_2.0, whole genome shotgun sequence, encodes the following:
- the comtb gene encoding catechol O-methyltransferase B, coding for MWLTLLYSFTGGAALLYALYRWLIPAAVQYHGGLALIWHDVIVERMLDTVTQSTRPQRLLAAVQKNATRGDPRSVVKAIDQFCKSKEWAMNVGDEKGSILDSVVSEVNPASVLELGTYCGYSTVRIASLLPPQGKLITLEFNPDYAAIARQVIAWAGLEDKVQLVEGASGDWIPKMKEQFGVKTFDLVFLDHWKDRYLPDTKLMEECGLLRKGSVLLADNVICPGTPDYLEFVRSSPRYQSQYFKSHLEYTKAEDGLEKSVYLG